The following proteins come from a genomic window of Aricia agestis chromosome 19, ilAriAges1.1, whole genome shotgun sequence:
- the LOC121736354 gene encoding uncharacterized protein LOC121736354 isoform X1 — translation MDLKTSQTQYTISLDAIDLNFIPTISKYNGHEVTQIWTKKNLKSRDNEYYEFEIMTEFENEDSGIAKQNTLTPCYICNTHIPKIFIRDHLNSNKHKIFKKIINASLDRMKKVVSNEIVHEGKREDESIYFCESCVIVVNTQEKNSHENSASHRKSLEADKILNDFLDLYIDDKEFSEDTDEGNETRNCNIYIDKYIKKNTLIRNNSEPSKNNGNNSPCNQSTNHKIKESTYTNINSSHNQCVTLSKEIQTAALPVKNDNLKCFPVKEGGQKKEEIPTLPCQVVLKRKGTHIKGNSFYCAICNMYVPNYNYNIYIHLITAKHINNATKQAKEELIDVHYHMDLTKFPQLQCFVCKKSLPLNNTHNVTAHTLGSLHQQNHKLMLSNNKIIFRNGKYSCNVCHVVIDPMHEIIHCQRSSHLGKLPVCKIVKDTTLSNVSQEDHKIRRYLLKNDLKQQLCLVCNVKVPKGTNNVDSHLTGRVHNEKYNTILRENKIRSQGKNFKCALCDVIVPTGGEIQHIQTATHKRSTFKIK, via the exons ATGGATTTGAAGACATCACAAACCCAGTATACCATATCATTAGATGCCATCGATCTCAACTTTATTCCAACCATCAGTAAATACAATGGCCACGAAGTTACTCAGATCTGGacgaaaaaaaatctaaaaagtagAGACAACGAGTACTACGAATTTGAAATTATGACTGAGTTTGAAAATGAAGATA GTGGAATAGCAAAACAAAACACATTAACACCATGTTATATTTGTAATACACACAttccaaagatatttattaGAGATCATCTAAATagcaacaaacataaaatatttaaaaaaataataaatgcttCATTGGACCGGATGAAAAAAGTAGTGAGCAATGAAATTGTTCATGAAGGTAAGCGCGAGGATGAATCTATATATTTTTGTGAATCTTGTGTCATTGTTGTGAATACGCAGGAAAAAAATTCACATGAAAACTCAGCGAGTCATAGAAAGTCCTTAGAagctgataaaattttaaatgactTCCTAGATTTATATATAGACGACAAAGAATTTAGTGAAGATACTGACGAAGGAAATGAAACACGAAATTGTAACATATACATTGATAAGTACATTAAGAAAAATACATTGATAAGAAACAATTCTGAACCTAGTAAAAATAATGGAAATAACTCACCTTGCAATCAAAGcacaaatcataaaataaaagagtcgacctatacaaatattaattcAAGCCACAATCAATGTGTTACGCTTTCTAAAGAAATACAAACTGCAGCATTGCCTGTAAAAAATGATAACTTAAAATGTTTCCCAGTTAAAGAAGGTGGTCAAAAGAAAGAAGAGATACCTACATTGCCTTGTCAGGTTGTGTTAAAGCGTAAAGGTACCCACATTAAAGGTAATTCCTTCTATTGTGCTATTTGCAACATGTatgtacctaattataattataacatatACATTCATCTTATAACAGCTAAGCATATTAATAATGCAACAAAGCAAGCAAAAGAAGAACTAATTGATGTACATTATCACATGGATCTAACAAAATTCCCTCAATTACAgtgttttgtttgtaaaaaatcaCTGCCACTGAATAACACTCATAATGTTACCGCACATACTCTAGGATCTTTACATCAACAAAATCACAAACTGATGCttagcaataataaaataatattcagaaATGGTAAATATTCCTGTAATGTTTGTCATGTGGTTATAGATCCTATGCATGAAATAATTCATTGCCAAAGAAGTTCCCATTTAGGAAAACTACCCGTGTGTAAAATTGTAAAAGACACAACTTTAAGTAATGTTAGCCAAGAGGATCATAAAATAAGgagatatttgttaaaaaatgatCTTAAACAACAACTCTGCCTCGTGTGTAATGTCAAAGTACCAAAAGGCACCAATAATGTTGACTCTCATTTGACTGGAAGAGTTCATAATGAAAAATACAACACAATATTGAGGGAGAACAAAATTCGTTCTCAGGGCAAAAACTTTAAGTGTGCACTGTGTGATGTTATTGTTCCTACTGGCGGTGAAATACAACACATACAAACAGCAACTCACAAAAGAAGCACCTTCAAAATCAAGTAG